Below is a window of Leptospira kanakyensis DNA.
CGGTCTCAAACGTGCTGTAGTGTCTATGATTTCAGATTCTGATAGTGCATGGGCAGAAACAGAAACTGTGACCAAAGAAATTTCTTCCGACCAAACTGTGATTCACTTTGTAGAAATATGGAATCGGATTAAAAAAGTTCAAAAAACTTTGAAGGAAAGAATCTTAAAAACTCCAAAAGAGGAACGTTACTCAATTTTAGAATCTCTATTCCAAGAATTGTTTCACTTCGAAGGTGAGTTGGAGAATGAACGTAATTTTTTAAATCAATGGTTACGTGCCGTTTCTTCTTGGTGTCATCAAGATTGGAACCAAACAAAAGATTTTTTAGAGATGATATCCTTAATCACCGAAGAAGTTTTTTCGAACATACCAATGCATCGAGGAAACTACTTAACCGAAGGTGTTACAGTTTCACTTCTACAACCAATGCGCCCTATTCCTTTTTTACATGTATATATCGCAGGATTAGGTGAAGGAAAATTTCCTGGTTCCGTGGATAGATCTAGATTCAATTTACGTAGATTCGATTCCAAACCTTGGGATCTCAACCGAAGAGAAATCCAAGAATCACTTTTTTGGGAATCAATTCTCTCAGCAGAAGAAAGTATTACCTTTTCCTATGTTGGTAAAAACACATTAGAAGATAAAGAATTTGAGCCATGTTCCACTCTTTTCGAAGTGATGACCACAATGGGGATCAAAGAAGCAATTGAACTGCCACTAACATCATATAGTCGATTTTATGATTCAAACCCCATCCCTTCATTTGACTATGTTAGAAACGTTAAAAATCTTAGAGGGTCTAGCCAAAACCTACAAAACCCAAACTTCACAGATCCAAATTCTCTGGACAGTTTGGAGACAAACCAAAGAACACAAAATGAAATTTCGATCCAACAACTAACAAATGGATTAAAAAACCCAATCTTAAGTTCTTTATCTGAAAACTTTGGAAAAGTTTGGGAGGAAGAGGAAGAACTCGAAGTAGAACCATTCCAATTAAATCACTTAGAAATTTTTACGATCAAAAAGATTTTTATACCTATCTTTACTGAATCTTTAGTGACTGAAAAAGAATGGAATTGGGATAGGAAAAGAATTCAAACCCACCTAGAAGAATACACTCGCAAAAAAGAAAAAGAAGCAGAGTTTCCATACGGAGCCTTTCACATTGTATCTTCCAAAATTTTATTGGATGAGTTAGAAGTGATCACGGAACGATTCCGTTTTCTAAAGGAATCACTTTTCCATTCAGACGACCAATTAAAATACTTAAAAGCAGTTTCTATCGGTGACACAGGACTAAGAGATTGCACAAAAATGAATTCTTACCAAATAACAGACGTTCACTCGATCATTGGAGAATGGGAAAATCTGATCGAAAAAGATGGGATCTTTTACTGGTTTCTTTCGGGGAGTTTATACGACAAACCGAAACAACCAAATGAACATCTCAAAGATTATTTAGGCAAAATGGCAAATGTTTTTCTAAGTGCTTGTTTGTTTCGAACTTTGGATAAAAAACTTGTGATCCTTCCTGTTAATTCGCGAGATTTTAAAAATGAAAGTATTTTGGATTTTTCAAATCTTCCGACATCAGATTGTAAATCTTATCTCAATTCAGTTTACCAGTTGGTTACGGATACAACTCCCAAGTACATTCCTAATGCAGGTCTGAATCTATTCTTTTCGAAACATCCATTAGAAGAATTAGAAAAAAACCCTGATACGATTGATCCTTTATGGAAAGAGTTTCTTCTGGAAGAATCAGAAACCGTTTTACATTTTGAAAATAAACTAATGAAACTTTCTCCGTATACAAAAACGTTATTGGATGAATTCTCACTCCGTTCTGTATGGACAATTTTTTTACCTCTTCTTAAGAAAGGATTCCAATAAATGGATCATCCATTAGCACAAAAATCCAAGTTTATTGAAGCCTCTGCAGGAACAGGAAAAACCCACCTTATCATGCAAATGTTAGGTGAGATTATGGAGTTTGATGTAAAAAACAACGTATCTGAAAATCGAATTCTTAACACACTCATCCTTACTTTTACGGAAAAAGCTGCCGGTGAATTAAAAGCAAGGCTCAAAACAAAAATTCTAGAACTAATCAATTCTGGAGAGAATCCAGCTTTTTATCGATACCTAAGGGACTTGGATCAAGTTTCCATTTCGACCATACATGGTTTTTGTAATATGGTTTTAAAAGAGTACCCGATTGAAACTGGGAACAATCCAAACTTTCGACTAACAAACACCGATGAAATTGTTAACAATAGTTTTTATCAATTAAAAAGAAACCATTGGGGTGGGAAAGAAAAATCGGAACTTGCCAATATTCTCATCGAATCACAAACCTTAGAAAATGAATCTTCGATTACCTTTGCCGTATCAAAACTTCTATCAAATACCAAAAACTATTATTTCCCGAAAAGTTTGACTTTGGAAGAAAGGTTTGTTTCTCCAAATATAGAAATCATTTTATTAAATTTAAAACAACTGATTCTATCACTACAAGGATCGGTCGGCGATTCCATCTTAAACCAAGGAGATAAAAGAACCTTAAACAAATGGATGGAAAATTGGAGTTCATTCAATTCATTTGTTTCGGCGATTGAATCAAAAGATTTAAAAACTCTCAAATCCGAATTACTAAGAATTAGTAGTTTGCAAAGGACTTCAGAAGGTGTAGTTTACCAAGGATTCGCTTATTTTTTGTTAATTGGGAAGAATATTGTTAAAAATTTAACCAAAGAAGCAGAAGTTGTTCAATCAAAGATTTCAAACCTAATCGCCTTACTTGAAGAAACCTTTCCCATTGGCGAAATGGATTTGGACGAAAAGTGGTTCTTACAAGAAACCGTTTTTCAATTAGTCGAAGATTCAAAATTGCAATTAAAAACAAATGATGCGCTTACATACGATCAAATGATTCTAAAAGTGTATGAATCCGTGGTGACTTCGCCAAACCCATCGCTCATCACTTCATTAAAAGAACGTTACCAAGTATGTATTTTAGATGAGTTTCAAGATACAGACAAAAACCAATACCAAATTTTTCGTTCTCTTTTTATGGATCCAAAAGACAAAAGTCGCATGTTGTTTTGTATTGGCGATCCCAAACAAAGTATTTATGGATTTAGAGGAGCAGATATTGGAATTTATTTGGAAGCAGCTGGTGACTTTCAGAATTCTAAAGATAGTCTATCAACTAATTACCGTTCTACTAAAGAAATCATCGAAGGATTAAACATTCTTTTCTATGATAAAACCAAACCATTGGGCGAAACTAGTTTTTTCCCAATCGAAGAACCAGGTTCGAAAAAAGAAAATTACCAATACCATCCTGTAAATCACCCAGACATTACGGAAATTAAATATCGTTATGCGGATCCAAACGAATTTGGAATCCATGTCATCCAATATCCAGATAAGTTTCCTAACGTAAGTCGAGTTAGATCCGAATGGGCAGAATCAATTAAAAATGAAATTCTATCCTTCCAACAAAAAAAACAATCCTTATCTTTTTTTAAAAAAAACAGCCCTACTCCTGAAGGAGTAAAACTAAAAGACATCGCTATTCTATGTGGTAATAAAAATGAAACAGAACTTGTAGAAAAGGTTCTATCGAAAGCAGGAATTCCTTGTTCCATATACAAACAAAGGGGAATTTTCCAATCAGAAGAAGCCGACCAAATTGAAAACCTTCTAGAATGTTTGATAGATTCAAACAGCTCTCGTTCTTATAAAAGAATCCTTTTTTCTGAATTATTCGGTGTGAGATCAGAAAATTTATCAAAATACAATGAACATTCTATCGATTCGTATGAAAAATCTTTAATCGATATTTGGCTGAAACTAATACGAGACAATCGATATGCCGCATTCTTTCGATCTGTAATGGATGAAACCAAGGTTCTTTGGAGTCATGAAATGAAAGATTTGGAATGGGAAAGGAAAAGAACCAATTATAGGCAGATTTTCCAAAGATTACTTGAGTTCCAAATTAAATCCGATGCGAACCTTAGTGAATTGTTGGATGAATTACGTGAACTCAAAAAGAAAAAAACCTCACCTGAAGAAGAACCTCTTTTTGATCGCGAAACAGAAGATGATGCCGTTCAGATTCTGACTATCCATGCTTCCAAAGGGTTAGAATGGCCTATTGTCTTTTTATATTATTTTGGAACTAGACCTCAAAGTTTAAACAATTATGAATATCCAATACAAATTGAAGAGAACCATAAAACAGAAAGAAGGTGGATCATAAACCTTTGGGATTCGAAAGCCGGTAAACAATTGGAGTTTCAACATTTTTTAAATGAACAAAAACGCCTTCTATATGTTGCCCTCACCAGACCAAACCTAAGATTGTACATACCGAAACTATCCTGGGGAACAGACTTCACAAAAAAAACTGGATATGGAAACATCTTATACAAAGAACTGGAACGAATTCAGGAATCCAACTTAAACCATAGAACAGAAGGGAACTATTTTTTATTTCGCAATCAACCAAAATCCAACGAATTTGAACCATCGAATAACAAAAACCAAACATCACAAGTTGAGGCGAAGAACCTGAATCCTATATTCCTTCCCATAGAAATCAAATCAGGAAGGATACTCTTACAACATAGTTATACAAGTTTACAAACTTCGCAAAATACTCTAAACAAAACAAACGAAGAGAATTCAAAAGAAATTGAAGAACCTTTAGAACCTGAACCAACCAAAACAAAAACTGATCTACCATCCAGCTCTAAAGTAGGGAATTTTCTCCATCGCATACTAGAGTTATGCGATTTTTCTATTTTTGAACTCCCAATTAAATCCATACTCGAACATCCTTCTTGGATCTGGGCCTATTCGGAGTCTTTTCGGCAATATCCCATCCAAGCAAAACAAAATGCAGAAGAAACTCTGGACATGATTGTTGTGAAAGTTTTGAAACGAGCCATGACTGCAGAAATCACTCTCGCCGATGGGGGAACGTTTTCTCTTAGCCAATTAAAACTAGAAGAAAGATCTTCCGAATTAAAATTCCATCTGTATGTCCAAAAAATGTTAGAGAACTCAGAAGTTAAACTAACACCTGGATTCGAAAATTATCTAAAAGGTGCGATCGATTTAGTTTTTTGTAAAAACGAGAAATACTATATTGTAGATTACAAGTCCAATCTTTTGCCGAATGAAAACTATGATACAAACGCAGTAACATCTGCGGTGATTGAAAAAGGATACCTCATTCAAAAGTCAGTGTATGCTCTTATCCTCTATGATTACCTTTCTTCACTTTATGGAGAAGAACTTGCATTGAATCGTTTCGGTGGAGTTT
It encodes the following:
- a CDS encoding exodeoxyribonuclease V subunit gamma, which encodes MPIHYYAGLHLLDITTELGKQIKEDQKKNPLKRPLVVVPNQNLIPWLRLNLPKVNSAQISLNIEFTFLEKAILKTIFQSLNIQPFEEETALYQYDTLKKDCFALLYQKQKKILKDFPEIETYLEEIPKLYYLSDVLTKYFKDYELNREEWIKDWLDLNKEKKSIPNELKKDPYWGLEKQIYTEIFKDSSKPKNLFRYLEEGKNLPLSGDLHLFCLSNLSGTYIDFLKETATDENSKFNVHIYQFHNGKIIGKPSEKNKNYLSKFSKPQSYLAKEFAKDKYNKQKSKFVSGGMLSKLKAFLLEESPKEENYLEDQTVRVWNAPSVYRELESIAHDILGKISLSKGKLSLLDFVILVPDMNEYRSSAEWVFDGGIYSSQKKDSSPKLLKIPYSITDLVAKDSSKLYSALSTLFRCITNDRFEKDDIHFLFKNPLIIKGYEEDESSSLKVLDLIDSLGSIYEEGNQYNPYTISFGLKRAVVSMISDSDSAWAETETVTKEISSDQTVIHFVEIWNRIKKVQKTLKERILKTPKEERYSILESLFQELFHFEGELENERNFLNQWLRAVSSWCHQDWNQTKDFLEMISLITEEVFSNIPMHRGNYLTEGVTVSLLQPMRPIPFLHVYIAGLGEGKFPGSVDRSRFNLRRFDSKPWDLNRREIQESLFWESILSAEESITFSYVGKNTLEDKEFEPCSTLFEVMTTMGIKEAIELPLTSYSRFYDSNPIPSFDYVRNVKNLRGSSQNLQNPNFTDPNSLDSLETNQRTQNEISIQQLTNGLKNPILSSLSENFGKVWEEEEELEVEPFQLNHLEIFTIKKIFIPIFTESLVTEKEWNWDRKRIQTHLEEYTRKKEKEAEFPYGAFHIVSSKILLDELEVITERFRFLKESLFHSDDQLKYLKAVSIGDTGLRDCTKMNSYQITDVHSIIGEWENLIEKDGIFYWFLSGSLYDKPKQPNEHLKDYLGKMANVFLSACLFRTLDKKLVILPVNSRDFKNESILDFSNLPTSDCKSYLNSVYQLVTDTTPKYIPNAGLNLFFSKHPLEELEKNPDTIDPLWKEFLLEESETVLHFENKLMKLSPYTKTLLDEFSLRSVWTIFLPLLKKGFQ
- a CDS encoding UvrD-helicase domain-containing protein, whose amino-acid sequence is MDHPLAQKSKFIEASAGTGKTHLIMQMLGEIMEFDVKNNVSENRILNTLILTFTEKAAGELKARLKTKILELINSGENPAFYRYLRDLDQVSISTIHGFCNMVLKEYPIETGNNPNFRLTNTDEIVNNSFYQLKRNHWGGKEKSELANILIESQTLENESSITFAVSKLLSNTKNYYFPKSLTLEERFVSPNIEIILLNLKQLILSLQGSVGDSILNQGDKRTLNKWMENWSSFNSFVSAIESKDLKTLKSELLRISSLQRTSEGVVYQGFAYFLLIGKNIVKNLTKEAEVVQSKISNLIALLEETFPIGEMDLDEKWFLQETVFQLVEDSKLQLKTNDALTYDQMILKVYESVVTSPNPSLITSLKERYQVCILDEFQDTDKNQYQIFRSLFMDPKDKSRMLFCIGDPKQSIYGFRGADIGIYLEAAGDFQNSKDSLSTNYRSTKEIIEGLNILFYDKTKPLGETSFFPIEEPGSKKENYQYHPVNHPDITEIKYRYADPNEFGIHVIQYPDKFPNVSRVRSEWAESIKNEILSFQQKKQSLSFFKKNSPTPEGVKLKDIAILCGNKNETELVEKVLSKAGIPCSIYKQRGIFQSEEADQIENLLECLIDSNSSRSYKRILFSELFGVRSENLSKYNEHSIDSYEKSLIDIWLKLIRDNRYAAFFRSVMDETKVLWSHEMKDLEWERKRTNYRQIFQRLLEFQIKSDANLSELLDELRELKKKKTSPEEEPLFDRETEDDAVQILTIHASKGLEWPIVFLYYFGTRPQSLNNYEYPIQIEENHKTERRWIINLWDSKAGKQLEFQHFLNEQKRLLYVALTRPNLRLYIPKLSWGTDFTKKTGYGNILYKELERIQESNLNHRTEGNYFLFRNQPKSNEFEPSNNKNQTSQVEAKNLNPIFLPIEIKSGRILLQHSYTSLQTSQNTLNKTNEENSKEIEEPLEPEPTKTKTDLPSSSKVGNFLHRILELCDFSIFELPIKSILEHPSWIWAYSESFRQYPIQAKQNAEETLDMIVVKVLKRAMTAEITLADGGTFSLSQLKLEERSSELKFHLYVQKMLENSEVKLTPGFENYLKGAIDLVFCKNEKYYIVDYKSNLLPNENYDTNAVTSAVIEKGYLIQKSVYALILYDYLSSLYGEELALNRFGGVYYLFLRGMGIAKNTGIYSDLKSSQMEWTSETFANIRKEILSYIRDASLSLEKLYL